In Helianthus annuus cultivar XRQ/B chromosome 9, HanXRQr2.0-SUNRISE, whole genome shotgun sequence, the following are encoded in one genomic region:
- the LOC110878211 gene encoding heavy metal-associated isoprenylated plant protein 39, producing the protein MAQKVVLKVLTMTDDKTKQKAIEAAADIYGVDSIAADLKDQKLTVIGEMDTVAVVKKLKKVGKVDIISVGPAKEPEKEKKKEEEKKEEKKEEKKEEKKEEKKEEPKEEKK; encoded by the exons ATGGCTCAG AAGGTGGTCCTCAAAGTTCTCACCATGACAGATGACAAAACAAAGCAAAAAGCCATTGAAGCAGCTGCAGATATATATG GTGTTGATTCCATAGCAGCTGATCTGAAAGATCAGAAGCTGACGGTGATCGGAGAGATGGACACGGTGGCAGTGGTGAAGAAGCTCAAGAAAGTAGGTAAGGTGGACATCATATCAGTCGGGCCCGCAAAGGAGCCCgagaaggagaagaagaaagaggaggaaaagaaagaggagaagaaggaagagaagaaggaagaaaagaaagaggaGAAGAAGGAAGAACCGAAGGAAGAGAAGAAATAA
- the LOC110878210 gene encoding ubiquitin-conjugating enzyme E2 2, with amino-acid sequence MFHPNIYADGSICLDILQNQWSPIYDVAAILTSIQSLLCDPNPNSPTYSEAARLFSENKREYNRKVREVVEQSWTAD; translated from the exons ATGTTCCATCCAAACA TTTATGCAGATGGAAGCATATGCTTGGACATCCTTCAAAATCAATGGAGTCCAATTTATGATGTTGCTGCTATTCTGACCTCAATTCAG TCATTGCTCTGTGATCCAAACCCAAACTCGCCAACGTACTCAGAAGCAGCACGGTTATTTAGTGAGAATAAGCGCGAGTATAACAGAAAAGTGAGAGAAGTTGTTGAGCAGAGCTGGACTGCCGACTAG
- the LOC110876126 gene encoding pentatricopeptide repeat-containing protein At3g60050 — MFSIAQLGHKFVRFCHISRSLCSHTNSFSDGINRIEQYLNSSFAYDETPEEDSVDSVSTSGRYEEFNRSTFIKKSKYNATLALKVLQQDGPGFDTKLALDRLEFEVSGLLVREVLIGILKNMNHVNRERCAKLGYKFFVWSGRKENYNHTVNTYHLIMQIFAEAEEYKAMWRLVDEMTEKGYPVTSRTFNILICTCGEAGVAKKVVERFIKSKSFNFRPFSHCFNAILHSLLAVKQYKLIEWVYQQMLTDGYEPDSLTYNIIMYTKFRLGKLGQFHNLFDEMSRSGYPPDVHTFNILLHILGKGDKPAAAVDLLTHMKEVGIEPNVLHFTTLIDGLSRAGNMEACKYFFDEMVNYGCDPDVVAYTVMITGYIMVGQLEKAEEMFSEMFNNGKIPNVYTYNSMIRGLCMAGKFEYACLMLKEMESRGCNPNFLVYSTLVGYLRKAGKFSDAHEVIKQMVEKGRYTHLLNKIRRYRRC; from the coding sequence ATGTTCTCTATTGCTCAATTAGGTCACAAATTTGTTCGTTTCTGCCACATTTCACGCTCTTTATGTAGCCACACCAATAGTTTTAGTGACGGAATTAACCGAATTGAGCAATACTTAAATAGTAGTTTTGCATATGATGAAACCCCAGAAGAAGATTCAGTTGATTCTGTTAGTACCAGTGGCAGATATGAAGAATTCAATAGatcaacttttataaaaaaatcgaaaTATAATGCTACTTTAGCCTTGAAAGTATTACAACAAGACGGGCCCGGTTTCGATACGAAACTAGCTTTAGATCGGTTAGAATTCGAGGTATCGGGTTTACTCGTGCGCGAGGTTCTTATAGGAATTTTAAAGAACATGAATCATGTTAACCGAGAGCGATGTGCTAAGCTCGGGTACAAGTTCTTTGTGTGGTCAGGTCGAAAGGAGAATTATAATCATACGGTGAACACGTACCATTTGATAATGCAAATCTTTGCGGAAGCAGAGGAGTATAAAGCGATGTGGAGGTTAGTTGATGAAATGACGGAGAAAGGGTATCCTGTTACGTCGAGAACGTTTAATATATTGATATGTACGTGTGGTGAGGCGGGTGTGGCGAAGAAAGTTGTGGAACGGTTTATAAAGTCGAAGTCTTTCAACTTTCGGCCGTTTAGTCATTGCTTTAATGCGATATTGCATTCGCTTCTTGCTGTAAAGCAGTATAAGCTGATCGAATGGGTGTATCAGCAGATGTTGACCGACGGTTATGAACCGGATTCGTTGACGTATAATATTATTATGTATACGAAATTTCGACTTGGGAAATTGGGTCAGTTTCATAATTTGTTCGATGAAATGAGCCGAAGCGGATATCCTCCAGACGTTCATACGTTTAATATTCTTCTTCACATTCTCGGTAAAGGAGACAAACCCGCAGCGGCGGTTGACCTTTTGACCCACATGAAGGAAGTTGGAATCGAGCCCAACGTTCTTCATTTCACCACGTTAATAGACGGGTTAAGCCGCGCTGGAAACATGGAAGCCTGCAAATACTTTTTCGACGAAATGGTCAATTACGGATGTGATCCCGATGTGGTAGCTTACACTGTTATGATCACCGGATACATTATGGTCGGACAGTTAGAAAAAGCCGAGGAAATGTTTTCCGAAATGTTTAATAACGGGAAAATTCCGAATGTTTACACTTACAATTCGATGATTCGTGGGCTTTGTATGGCTGGGAAGTTTGAGTACGCGTGTTTGATGCTTAAAGAAATGGAATCTAGAGGGTGTAATCCTAATTTTCTTGTGTATAGTACGCTTGTAGGCTATTTGAGGAAAGCGGGAAAATTTTCCGATGCTCATGAGGTCATAAAACAAATGGTGGAAAAGGGTCGGTATACGCATCTTCTTAATAAAATTAGGAGATATCGAAGATGCTAA